A genomic stretch from Streptomyces fungicidicus includes:
- a CDS encoding CDP-alcohol phosphatidyltransferase family protein, whose translation MALNNSYDARPVHQETAVGAGVQILLLALIGTAIGMGPAGWLTGLAFAVATWAVLSRALQRSGLRSFGAANRVTLGRATLVGGVTALVADSFQDAPPVTLFVGLTAVALVLDGVDGKVARRTGTSTPLGARFDMEVDAFLILVLSVYVSMAMGPWVLLIGGMRYVFVAAARVWPWLTAPLPPSTARKTVAALQGVLLLVSGAALLPHAVNAGVVALALGLLVWSFGRDVLWLWRTSRVATAPAVPEVRRELVAG comes from the coding sequence GTGGCCCTGAACAACAGTTACGACGCGAGGCCCGTACACCAGGAGACCGCCGTGGGGGCGGGTGTACAGATCCTGTTGCTGGCCCTGATCGGCACGGCGATCGGCATGGGCCCGGCGGGCTGGCTGACCGGCCTCGCGTTCGCGGTCGCCACCTGGGCGGTGCTCTCCCGGGCCCTGCAGCGGTCCGGGCTGCGCTCCTTCGGCGCGGCGAACCGGGTCACCCTCGGCCGGGCCACCCTCGTCGGCGGTGTGACCGCGCTGGTCGCCGACTCGTTCCAGGACGCGCCGCCCGTCACCCTCTTCGTCGGTCTGACCGCCGTCGCCCTGGTCCTGGACGGCGTGGACGGCAAGGTGGCCCGCAGGACCGGTACGTCGACTCCGCTCGGCGCCCGCTTCGACATGGAGGTGGACGCGTTCCTGATCCTGGTGCTGAGTGTGTACGTGTCGATGGCGATGGGTCCATGGGTGCTCCTGATCGGCGGTATGCGGTATGTGTTCGTGGCCGCGGCGCGTGTCTGGCCCTGGCTGACCGCCCCGCTCCCGCCGAGCACGGCCCGCAAGACGGTGGCGGCGCTGCAGGGCGTGCTGCTGCTGGTGTCCGGGGCGGCCCTGCTGCCGCACGCGGTCAACGCCGGTGTGGTGGCGCTGGCGCTGGGGCTGCTGGTGTGGTCGTTCGGCCGGGACGTGCTGTGGCTGTGGCGGACGTCGCGCGTGGCGACGGCGCCGGCCGTACCCGAGGTGCGGCGGGAACTGGTCGCGGGCTGA
- a CDS encoding zinc-dependent alcohol dehydrogenase, with amino-acid sequence MNRTARAFWLDSPGRGTIREVTLPEPGADEVLVRSLFSGVSRGTETLVFRGGVPESQHAVMRAPFQEGDFPAPVKYGYLNVGVVEEGPEALAGRTVFCLYPHQTRYVVPAAAVTPLPDGVPAGRAVLAGTVETAVNALWDAAPLVGDRIAVVGGGMVGCSVAALLARFPGVRVQLVDADPARAKTAEALGAGFALPGDALGDCDLVVHASATEQGLSRALELLRPEGTVVELSWYGDRPVSLPLGEAFHSRRLVLRSSQVGTISPARANRSYADRLALALDLLADPALDALITGESAFEELPDAMPRLASGEIPALCHRVRYTDPDRDTHA; translated from the coding sequence ATGAACCGCACCGCACGTGCGTTCTGGCTCGACTCGCCCGGCCGGGGGACGATCCGCGAGGTCACCCTGCCCGAGCCCGGCGCGGACGAAGTGCTGGTGCGCTCGCTCTTCTCCGGGGTGAGCCGCGGCACGGAGACCCTCGTCTTCCGGGGCGGCGTGCCGGAGAGCCAGCACGCCGTCATGCGGGCGCCGTTCCAGGAGGGCGACTTCCCGGCCCCCGTGAAGTACGGCTACCTCAACGTGGGCGTGGTGGAGGAGGGACCGGAGGCGCTCGCCGGGCGGACCGTGTTCTGCCTGTACCCGCACCAGACGCGGTACGTCGTTCCGGCCGCCGCCGTCACCCCCCTGCCCGACGGCGTGCCCGCCGGGCGGGCCGTCCTCGCCGGCACCGTGGAGACCGCCGTCAACGCCCTGTGGGACGCGGCGCCGCTGGTCGGCGACCGCATAGCCGTCGTCGGCGGCGGCATGGTCGGCTGCTCCGTGGCCGCGCTGCTGGCACGGTTCCCGGGCGTACGGGTGCAACTGGTCGACGCCGACCCGGCCCGCGCGAAGACCGCCGAGGCGCTCGGCGCCGGCTTCGCGCTGCCCGGCGACGCCCTCGGCGACTGCGACCTGGTCGTCCACGCCAGCGCCACCGAGCAGGGACTGAGCCGCGCCCTCGAACTGCTCCGCCCCGAGGGCACCGTCGTCGAACTGAGCTGGTACGGCGACCGCCCGGTGAGCCTCCCGCTGGGCGAGGCCTTCCACTCCCGGCGGCTCGTCCTCCGCAGCAGCCAGGTCGGCACGATCTCCCCGGCCCGCGCGAACCGCAGCTACGCCGACCGGCTCGCCCTCGCCCTCGACCTGCTCGCCGACCCCGCCCTCGACGCCCTGATCACCGGCGAATCCGCCTTCGAGGAGCTGCCTGACGCCATGCCCCGCCTCGCCTCCGGCGAGATCCCCGCCCTCTGCCACCGCGTGCGCTACACCGACCCGGACCGGGACACACACGCCTGA